From Cognatishimia activa, one genomic window encodes:
- a CDS encoding helicase-related protein — translation MAVQGRITAVLGPTNTGKTHLAIERMLAHRTGVIGLPLRLLAREVYDKIVAIRGPRVVALVTGEERIVPPKAQYWVCTVESMPEGMGCDFLAIDEIQLCADPERGHVFTDRLLRSRGLHETMFLGSDTMRGPIAALVPGVEFMRRERMSTLSYAGSRKISRMQPRSAIVGFSVDNVYAIAELIRRQKGGAAVVMGALSPRTRNAQVELYQNGDVDYLVATDAIGMGLNLDIDHVAFSSTTKFDGQRMRELMPNELAQIAGRAGRGMSHGTFGVTGEARPLNDEVAEAIMNHRFTPIKKLNWRNASLRFGTLDALIASLEETPSDQLLMKAREADDLGVLKTLERDAEIRARASDTQSVRLLWDVCRIPDFRGISHNEHASLLQGIYGYLHEKGRIPRDWFARQVSRIDKTDGNIDTLSKRLAFIRTWTYVAQRNGWIDEENHWRDETRGVEDRLSDALHARLTEKFVDRRTSVLLRRLKQKEALLAEVNDKGEVTIEGEFVGRLEGFRFQADKSAEGAEAKTLRQASLAALAPQFHLRADRFYNAPDTEIDFTEQGGLMWGEHAVGKLVAGSDPLKPSISVFVDDEAGPDVAQKVERRLQHFIDRKVAALFEPLLNLSRDEELTGLARGFAFRMVEALGVLPRGEVAQEVKDLDQDARGALRKHGIRFGQFTIFMPLLLKPAPTRLRLVLWSLSKGLDIFPESPPPGLVTVPAGEGTPEGYHAMAGYRAAGERAIRIDMLERLADMLRTEDSRGGFEANPDMLSITGMTLEQFAALMQGLGYNAERSERTKVKAAVEAPDEAKSEETEAEAPAEPTAEAETPAEPEVEVFFTFTWGGGRRQNSNRRQQGGRREGQGKPGGKPRGKPKGKGKPRNEGAKQFSARPPKKEKAIDPDNPFAAALMGLKTE, via the coding sequence ATGGCCGTGCAAGGTCGAATTACGGCGGTCTTGGGACCAACCAATACGGGTAAAACGCATCTCGCAATTGAGCGCATGTTGGCGCATCGCACTGGTGTGATCGGCCTGCCTCTGCGCCTCTTGGCGCGTGAGGTCTATGATAAGATCGTTGCCATTCGCGGGCCACGTGTTGTGGCTTTGGTGACCGGCGAAGAACGTATCGTTCCCCCGAAAGCGCAGTATTGGGTCTGCACGGTTGAATCGATGCCAGAAGGCATGGGCTGTGACTTCCTCGCAATCGATGAAATTCAGCTATGCGCAGATCCGGAACGTGGGCATGTGTTTACTGACCGATTGCTGCGGTCGCGTGGATTGCATGAGACCATGTTCCTAGGCTCAGACACGATGCGTGGCCCGATTGCGGCGCTTGTGCCGGGTGTGGAATTCATGCGGCGAGAACGGATGAGCACGCTTAGCTATGCTGGCAGCCGTAAGATCAGCCGGATGCAGCCGCGATCTGCCATCGTCGGGTTTTCGGTTGATAACGTCTATGCAATTGCCGAACTGATCCGACGCCAAAAGGGTGGGGCCGCGGTGGTCATGGGCGCACTTAGCCCCAGGACGCGTAATGCGCAGGTCGAACTCTATCAGAATGGCGATGTGGATTACTTGGTAGCAACCGATGCCATCGGGATGGGGTTGAACCTCGATATCGACCACGTGGCTTTTAGTTCGACCACCAAATTTGACGGTCAACGCATGCGAGAATTGATGCCCAACGAATTGGCCCAAATCGCGGGTCGCGCTGGGCGGGGTATGAGCCACGGAACCTTTGGAGTGACGGGAGAGGCGCGACCGCTGAACGATGAGGTCGCAGAAGCCATCATGAACCATCGGTTCACGCCGATCAAAAAGCTGAATTGGCGCAACGCTTCACTGCGATTTGGGACGCTTGATGCCCTAATCGCATCGCTTGAAGAAACGCCTTCAGATCAGCTTTTGATGAAGGCGCGAGAAGCGGATGATCTGGGGGTCTTAAAGACGCTGGAAAGGGACGCCGAAATCCGGGCGCGCGCATCTGATACGCAGTCGGTTCGCCTGCTTTGGGACGTCTGCCGCATTCCTGATTTTCGGGGCATCAGCCACAATGAACACGCGAGTCTCTTGCAGGGAATCTATGGTTATCTGCATGAAAAGGGCCGGATTCCACGCGATTGGTTCGCCCGCCAAGTCTCAAGAATCGATAAAACAGACGGAAATATCGATACTTTATCCAAAAGATTGGCATTTATCCGCACATGGACCTATGTCGCACAGCGAAATGGTTGGATTGATGAGGAAAACCATTGGCGAGACGAGACTCGCGGGGTAGAAGATCGGCTGTCAGATGCGCTGCATGCAAGATTGACAGAAAAATTTGTGGATCGCCGGACATCAGTCTTGTTGCGGCGGCTCAAACAGAAGGAGGCCCTTTTGGCCGAAGTGAATGACAAGGGTGAAGTGACCATCGAAGGGGAGTTCGTTGGTCGTCTAGAGGGGTTCCGTTTCCAAGCTGACAAAAGCGCTGAAGGGGCAGAGGCAAAAACTCTGCGTCAGGCCAGCTTGGCAGCACTTGCACCGCAGTTCCATCTGCGGGCGGATCGCTTCTACAATGCCCCCGATACTGAAATTGATTTTACCGAACAAGGCGGCCTGATGTGGGGCGAACATGCTGTTGGCAAATTGGTGGCCGGCAGTGACCCATTGAAACCGTCGATCAGCGTTTTTGTGGATGACGAAGCTGGCCCGGATGTGGCTCAGAAAGTCGAACGTCGTCTACAGCATTTCATTGATCGCAAAGTTGCTGCGCTCTTTGAACCGCTCTTGAATCTGTCTCGTGACGAAGAGCTGACCGGCCTGGCCCGCGGCTTTGCCTTCCGCATGGTTGAAGCGCTGGGCGTTCTGCCGCGCGGTGAAGTAGCGCAGGAAGTGAAAGATCTGGACCAGGACGCGCGCGGCGCGCTGCGCAAGCATGGCATCCGCTTTGGCCAGTTCACCATCTTTATGCCACTCTTGCTGAAGCCAGCGCCAACACGCCTGCGGTTGGTTCTGTGGTCGCTGTCCAAAGGTCTGGACATCTTCCCTGAATCTCCACCTCCGGGTCTGGTTACAGTTCCAGCGGGTGAGGGCACACCAGAGGGTTACCACGCGATGGCGGGTTACCGCGCCGCTGGTGAGCGCGCGATCCGGATCGATATGCTGGAGCGTCTGGCCGACATGCTGCGCACAGAAGACAGCCGTGGTGGTTTCGAAGCCAACCCGGATATGCTGTCGATTACCGGCATGACGCTCGAACAATTCGCGGCTTTGATGCAGGGTCTGGGCTACAACGCAGAACGTAGTGAGCGCACCAAGGTCAAGGCGGCTGTCGAGGCGCCTGACGAAGCAAAATCAGAAGAAACAGAGGCTGAAGCACCTGCAGAGCCAACCGCTGAAGCAGAGACACCTGCTGAGCCAGAAGTGGAAGTCTTCTTCACCTTTACTTGGGGCGGCGGACGTCGTCAGAACAGCAACCGCCGCCAGCAAGGCGGTCGCCGTGAGGGTCAGGGCAAACCAGGTGGCAAGCCACGGGGTAAGCCCAAGGGCAAAGGCAAACCACGGAACGAAGGCGCAAAGCAATTCAGCGCGCGTCCTCCGAAGAAGGAAAAAGCCATCGACCCAGATAACCCATTTGCAGCTGCATTGATGGGTCTAAAAACCGAATGA
- a CDS encoding RNA-binding S4 domain-containing protein, with amino-acid sequence MSEGHSKLRIDKWLWYARFFKTRSLAAKVVSGGHVRVNGQKIAKSSHSISPGDVLTFPQAKEIRVVRIEALGERRGPAPEAQTLYFDMTERKEKVPASPRFEGKGRPSKRDRRNLDLMKNTRLED; translated from the coding sequence ATGAGCGAAGGCCATAGCAAGCTACGCATCGACAAATGGCTCTGGTATGCGCGCTTTTTTAAGACACGATCTTTGGCCGCGAAGGTGGTCTCTGGCGGCCATGTCCGTGTGAACGGTCAGAAGATTGCCAAATCCAGCCATTCGATAAGTCCAGGGGATGTTCTAACCTTCCCTCAGGCCAAGGAAATCCGCGTTGTGCGGATCGAAGCGCTCGGCGAGCGGCGCGGGCCTGCACCCGAAGCACAAACCCTGTACTTCGATATGACCGAACGGAAAGAAAAAGTTCCGGCTTCTCCTCGATTTGAAGGAAAAGGGCGTCCCTCTAAAAGGGATCGCCGCAATCTCGACCTTATGAAAAACACGCGGCTTGAAGATTAG
- the fdxA gene encoding ferredoxin FdxA, which translates to MTYVVTENCIACKYTDCVEVCPVDCFYEGENTLVIHPDECIDCGVCEPECPADAIRPDTEPDMEKWVEFNRKYAEIWPVIISKKDPMPGYEEKDGEEGKMEKYFSEAPGEGG; encoded by the coding sequence ATGACCTACGTCGTCACAGAAAACTGCATCGCCTGCAAATACACCGACTGCGTCGAAGTCTGCCCAGTGGATTGTTTCTACGAAGGTGAGAACACTCTGGTTATCCACCCGGATGAGTGCATCGACTGCGGTGTTTGCGAACCAGAATGCCCAGCGGATGCAATCCGCCCGGACACAGAGCCGGATATGGAGAAATGGGTCGAGTTCAATCGCAAATACGCGGAAATCTGGCCTGTCATTATCTCCAAGAAAGACCCTATGCCGGGCTACGAAGAGAAAGACGGCGAAGAAGGCAAAATGGAGAAATACTTCTCTGAAGCGCCTGGCGAGGGTGGCTAA
- a CDS encoding CarD family transcriptional regulator: MSKAKKNEFRPNDYVVYPAHGVGQIVSIEEQEIAGIELELFVISFEKDKMTLRVPTHKATEIGMRGLSSPDVISQAMKTLKGKAKVKRAMWSRRAQEYEQKINSGDLIAIAEVVRDLHRTDDQREQSYSERQLYEAALERLTREVAAVAGGDEVAAAKQVDEVLTARAA; this comes from the coding sequence ATGAGCAAAGCGAAGAAGAACGAATTCCGCCCGAACGATTACGTTGTTTACCCTGCGCATGGCGTAGGACAGATCGTATCCATCGAAGAGCAGGAAATCGCCGGCATTGAGCTGGAACTGTTTGTTATCTCTTTTGAAAAAGACAAGATGACCCTGCGGGTGCCAACCCACAAAGCAACCGAAATCGGTATGCGAGGTCTGAGTTCTCCTGATGTGATCAGCCAAGCAATGAAAACGCTGAAGGGCAAAGCCAAAGTGAAGCGTGCCATGTGGTCTCGTCGTGCGCAGGAATACGAACAAAAGATTAACTCTGGTGATCTGATCGCCATTGCTGAAGTTGTACGTGATCTGCACCGCACTGATGATCAGCGTGAGCAAAGCTACTCTGAGCGTCAGCTCTATGAAGCGGCCTTGGAGCGTCTGACTCGCGAAGTGGCTGCTGTTGCGGGTGGCGATGAAGTGGCTGCTGCGAAGCAAGTGGACGAAGTGCTGACCGCGCGCGCGGCTTAA
- the ygiD gene encoding 4,5-DOPA dioxygenase extradiol, producing the protein MNVARKLENLKSRLNRSERMPAVFLGHGNPMYALGNNEYSDSWTALGRALPRPQAILLISAHWMTRGTTLVDVSAMPPTIHDFHGFPQELYDQSYPAPGHPELAREVVSMLASHNAAEDDTWGLDHGSWAVLKWLYPEADLPVFQLSIDMTRPLDWHLETGAILSDLRDRGVLILGSGNIVHNLKTIAPGADAFDWAQEFDANFAEHLADGNVEALADRAVMGGLFDQAHPSFDHYVPSLVIAGAAHKSDTLSFMNESIDAGSIAMRSFIYS; encoded by the coding sequence ATGAATGTTGCTAGGAAGCTTGAAAACCTCAAATCGCGATTGAATCGATCCGAGCGAATGCCCGCCGTTTTTTTGGGGCATGGGAACCCGATGTATGCTTTGGGAAACAATGAATATTCAGACAGTTGGACTGCCCTAGGTAGGGCGTTGCCACGCCCGCAAGCCATTCTATTGATATCTGCCCATTGGATGACGCGCGGTACAACTCTGGTGGATGTTTCGGCGATGCCGCCCACCATTCATGACTTTCACGGGTTTCCTCAGGAGCTCTATGACCAATCCTATCCTGCGCCGGGACATCCTGAATTGGCACGAGAAGTTGTTTCTATGCTCGCCAGTCACAACGCTGCTGAAGATGATACTTGGGGGCTGGATCATGGCTCTTGGGCGGTGCTGAAATGGCTCTACCCAGAGGCTGACTTACCTGTGTTTCAGCTTTCAATCGACATGACGCGCCCATTAGACTGGCATCTGGAAACGGGTGCGATCCTTTCAGATCTGCGGGATCGCGGTGTCTTGATCTTGGGCAGCGGCAATATTGTGCATAACCTTAAAACCATTGCGCCGGGTGCCGATGCGTTTGACTGGGCGCAGGAGTTTGATGCCAATTTTGCCGAGCATTTGGCGGATGGGAACGTTGAAGCTCTCGCCGATCGCGCAGTAATGGGGGGGCTATTTGATCAAGCTCATCCGTCATTTGATCACTATGTACCGAGCCTTGTGATCGCGGGAGCTGCGCACAAATCCGATACACTTTCTTTCATGAATGAGAGTATCGATGCCGGCAGTATCGCGATGCGGAGCTTTATTTATAGCTAG
- a CDS encoding helix-turn-helix domain-containing protein, which produces MTPSTLIARAIQRERAKRGISLSALAQQAGLAKSTLSQLESGQGNPSIETLWAIAEVLGVPFSHLFELPVNEVKLVRASDGEEVASEAADFQTIVLDKCPPNRCRDLYRATVTQGDVRHAEAHPAGTVEHVFVISGQVRIGPEEASEDLVRGDYYRFPGDVPHFYEALTETALLVVIMESPA; this is translated from the coding sequence GTGACCCCATCCACTCTGATTGCTCGCGCTATTCAAAGGGAACGTGCCAAGCGGGGGATCAGCCTCTCGGCACTGGCCCAGCAAGCTGGGCTCGCGAAATCAACACTTTCACAGTTGGAATCGGGTCAAGGCAATCCCAGTATCGAAACTCTTTGGGCCATTGCGGAAGTGCTAGGTGTTCCATTCAGCCATCTGTTCGAGTTGCCCGTGAACGAAGTAAAACTTGTGCGCGCAAGCGACGGGGAAGAAGTCGCATCGGAGGCAGCAGACTTTCAGACGATCGTACTCGACAAATGTCCACCGAACCGCTGTCGTGACCTCTATCGCGCAACAGTCACGCAAGGTGATGTGCGCCACGCTGAGGCGCATCCGGCGGGAACCGTTGAGCATGTGTTCGTGATATCAGGCCAAGTTCGCATCGGACCGGAAGAGGCTTCTGAGGATCTTGTACGAGGCGATTATTACCGCTTCCCAGGAGATGTTCCTCATTTTTATGAAGCCCTGACTGAGACCGCCCTATTGGTCGTGATCATGGAAAGCCCCGCCTAG
- a CDS encoding AzlC family ABC transporter permease: MAEVRDALKDVLPVVGAMAPYSAVFGALAIDQGLTLTELLVTSGSIFAVASQYVMVDLMLQGLPIWSILLAVLAVNFRHVLYSAASVRWLGGFSRKQKALAFFLLCDPQYATCEARHVSKPITPIYYFTYAACVYGGWMISNLLGAVFGKLLGDINRFGLDLILPMFFAVLVFGFRKKPRFAIVLIVSVSISVLTFFTIGSPWHITLGGLSGILVAAVLSKPSSELEIQHA, translated from the coding sequence ATGGCCGAGGTTCGCGATGCTTTGAAAGACGTATTGCCTGTGGTTGGCGCAATGGCACCCTATTCGGCTGTTTTTGGTGCTTTGGCGATTGATCAGGGACTGACTCTAACCGAGCTTCTGGTTACGTCCGGGAGTATTTTTGCCGTGGCCAGCCAATACGTTATGGTCGATCTGATGCTGCAGGGGCTTCCGATCTGGTCGATCCTACTCGCCGTGTTGGCAGTGAACTTCCGCCATGTGCTTTATTCAGCTGCCTCCGTGCGCTGGTTGGGCGGCTTTAGCCGCAAGCAAAAAGCCTTGGCGTTTTTCTTGCTGTGCGATCCGCAGTACGCCACATGCGAAGCACGGCATGTCAGCAAACCGATAACGCCGATCTACTATTTCACCTATGCGGCCTGTGTTTATGGGGGGTGGATGATTTCTAATCTACTGGGCGCTGTATTTGGGAAGCTACTCGGAGATATTAATCGATTTGGATTAGACCTGATCCTGCCAATGTTTTTTGCTGTCTTGGTATTCGGTTTCCGGAAAAAACCTCGTTTTGCCATTGTGTTGATCGTGAGCGTTTCGATCTCTGTGCTGACTTTCTTCACAATCGGAAGTCCCTGGCACATCACTCTTGGCGGGCTGAGCGGCATTTTGGTTGCCGCTGTTCTAAGTAAGCCATCATCAGAGTTGGAGATTCAGCATGCCTGA
- a CDS encoding AzlD family protein: MPDTYVLIFLCALITYGVRSGGHILMAYFGAVNHRIEAGLNAVPIAVLSALVAPTIVAGHWSDAVAIIVVCLLSLRISILPAIAIGVLLLAILRHMFV; encoded by the coding sequence ATGCCTGATACCTACGTACTGATTTTTCTCTGCGCGCTCATCACTTACGGAGTGCGAAGCGGTGGCCACATCTTGATGGCCTATTTTGGAGCAGTGAATCATAGGATCGAAGCGGGGTTGAATGCCGTTCCGATTGCTGTGCTTTCAGCACTTGTTGCTCCAACGATCGTCGCAGGACACTGGTCCGATGCAGTCGCAATCATAGTGGTATGCCTGCTGTCCCTGCGCATTTCGATCCTTCCAGCAATTGCGATAGGGGTGCTGTTGCTTGCCATCTTGCGTCACATGTTTGTCTGA
- the cobS gene encoding adenosylcobinamide-GDP ribazoletransferase: MQKDDMSLLTLGDIRTSVALLTRIPVKAEFERSAESAWAYPLAGLVVGVLSALFVGFLLWLGFAPTIAAGFWIATTVVLTGAMHEDGLADCADGFWGGYEKVRRLEIMKDSQIGSYGVLALIISVALRWVAIAALLQTDGWFWSLIAVETLSRAAMPAIMHSLPHARDHGLSHSQGRPPMKTACLAIGLALAIGLILLGWVVLKLTVLMGLTTLALGILAQRKIGGQTGDVLGATQQMLLVLGLITIA, from the coding sequence ATGCAAAAGGACGACATGTCGCTTCTGACGTTGGGAGATATTCGCACAAGCGTTGCGTTGCTCACCCGAATTCCCGTCAAAGCGGAGTTTGAACGCTCAGCAGAATCAGCCTGGGCCTATCCATTGGCTGGGCTCGTGGTGGGCGTTCTATCAGCTCTGTTTGTGGGTTTCTTGCTTTGGCTGGGCTTTGCCCCAACAATTGCAGCTGGCTTTTGGATTGCAACCACTGTGGTTCTTACCGGGGCGATGCATGAAGATGGGCTGGCTGATTGTGCAGATGGCTTCTGGGGTGGTTATGAAAAGGTGCGACGCCTCGAAATCATGAAAGATAGCCAAATCGGAAGCTATGGCGTTTTGGCTTTGATCATATCCGTTGCTCTGCGTTGGGTGGCGATTGCAGCTTTGCTTCAAACTGACGGTTGGTTCTGGTCTTTGATCGCTGTGGAGACCCTCTCACGCGCGGCAATGCCAGCGATCATGCACAGCCTACCGCATGCCCGCGATCATGGGCTTAGTCACTCACAGGGGCGCCCACCAATGAAGACAGCTTGCCTTGCCATCGGTCTGGCGCTTGCTATTGGTTTGATACTTTTAGGTTGGGTGGTGCTTAAACTCACCGTCCTGATGGGCCTTACAACACTTGCGCTTGGAATTTTGGCCCAGCGCAAAATCGGTGGGCAGACCGGAGATGTCTTGGGCGCAACGCAGCAGATGCTTCTGGTACTCGGGCTGATCACAATCGCCTGA
- the cobT gene encoding nicotinate-nucleotide--dimethylbenzimidazole phosphoribosyltransferase, which produces MTAAFATLNEFKELLLAAPDADAKALGEAEERNGQLTKPPGALGRLEDLAIWYASWRGNPRPEIANPQVIVFAGNHGVTAQGVSAFPAEVTEQMVLNFQHGGAAINQLSRAAGAKLSVHAIDLDKPTADFTKGPAMSEEDMVMALLTGWHAVDDNTDLLVVGEMGIGNTTSGAAILAAIYGGEASEWVGRGTGVDDAGLANKARVVTEGLAANPDRSGLEILRCLGGRELAAMAGAIARARVDRIPVILDGFICTSAAAALGQVFESALDHCVAGHVSAEAAHFNVLKNLGKEPLLAMNMRLGEASGGALAINILKSAVACHSGMATFAEAGVSDG; this is translated from the coding sequence ATGACTGCCGCATTTGCCACGCTTAACGAATTCAAAGAGCTGCTTTTGGCCGCGCCGGATGCAGATGCAAAAGCACTGGGGGAAGCGGAAGAACGCAATGGTCAGCTTACAAAACCTCCGGGTGCGCTTGGGCGTCTTGAAGATCTGGCTATTTGGTATGCGAGCTGGCGTGGTAACCCTCGTCCTGAAATTGCCAATCCGCAGGTGATTGTCTTTGCCGGGAACCACGGGGTGACAGCGCAGGGCGTGTCTGCCTTCCCGGCTGAAGTGACAGAACAGATGGTTCTGAACTTCCAGCACGGCGGGGCTGCGATCAACCAACTCTCGCGTGCGGCTGGCGCAAAACTCTCTGTGCATGCGATTGATCTTGATAAGCCAACCGCAGATTTCACCAAAGGCCCCGCGATGAGCGAAGAGGACATGGTGATGGCCTTGTTGACGGGTTGGCATGCGGTAGATGACAACACGGACCTTCTGGTGGTCGGAGAAATGGGGATCGGCAACACCACATCTGGCGCAGCTATCCTGGCCGCGATCTACGGCGGTGAGGCCTCCGAGTGGGTGGGGCGTGGAACCGGGGTTGATGACGCTGGCCTTGCTAATAAAGCACGTGTGGTTACCGAAGGGTTGGCTGCTAATCCCGATCGATCAGGTCTAGAAATCCTTCGGTGTTTGGGAGGCCGGGAACTGGCGGCCATGGCGGGTGCTATTGCACGTGCGCGTGTGGATCGAATTCCAGTAATTCTCGATGGCTTCATCTGTACATCAGCCGCCGCTGCATTGGGGCAGGTATTTGAGAGCGCGCTAGATCACTGCGTGGCGGGGCACGTGTCTGCTGAAGCTGCGCATTTCAACGTGTTGAAAAACCTTGGCAAAGAACCACTGTTGGCCATGAACATGCGTCTCGGAGAAGCTTCCGGTGGTGCTTTGGCGATCAATATCCTGAAGTCGGCGGTGGCGTGCCATTCCGGTATGGCGACATTTGCCGAGGCCGGTGTCTCAGACGGCTAA
- a CDS encoding monovalent cation:proton antiporter-2 (CPA2) family protein: MESFLLQATMFLLAAVLAVPIAVRFGMGSVLGYLIAGIVIGPIFGFISGSETTDLQHFAEFGVVMMLFLIGLELEPRALWDMRHKLIGLGGLQITLTTLAIAGGMMWLGYQWSVSLAVGLIFALSSTAIVLQTLAEKGLMQTSGGRATFSVLLTQDIAVIPMLAFLPLLALPATMTIAPDGSISRASDAAHEAHHSLSLVEGLPAWGVTLVTLGAIVAVILAGIYLIRPLFKFIAAAHLREIYTATALLIVIGIAVLMTLVGLSPALGTFLAGVVLANSEFRHELEADIEPFKGLLLGLFFITVGAQIDFGKLIADPVNILGLTLSVIALKMLILYGLGLMFKLKSRNRWLFALGLAQAGEFGFVLLSFAVQQNVLTAALSETLLLVVALSMLITPLLFILYDVVSHRMQDDHHESAADEIDETGQVIIAGIGRFGQIVNRLVRASGFDTVVLDHNMEAIQAMRRFGVKGFLGDPTRPELLHAAGLEEARVLVVALDDPDATVKLVKHARRERPDLHIVARARDRVQVFRLYQAGANDIVREMFDSSLRAGRYVLENVGLTEYEASQAEQTFYHHDRNAVRELALLWDPERPAAQNAEYVARAKELEEDLQTLLTAQLEKPAAAE, from the coding sequence ATGGAAAGTTTTCTTCTGCAAGCCACCATGTTTTTGCTGGCCGCCGTGCTGGCCGTACCGATTGCGGTACGTTTTGGCATGGGATCGGTCCTTGGCTATCTGATTGCAGGCATCGTTATTGGCCCAATCTTTGGCTTTATCAGCGGAAGTGAGACGACGGACCTTCAGCACTTTGCCGAGTTCGGCGTGGTGATGATGCTTTTCCTGATCGGTCTTGAACTTGAACCACGCGCCCTTTGGGATATGCGGCATAAGTTGATCGGCCTCGGTGGGCTACAGATCACATTGACCACATTGGCCATTGCTGGTGGCATGATGTGGCTTGGGTATCAGTGGAGTGTCTCGCTCGCAGTTGGCTTGATCTTTGCCCTGTCCTCAACTGCGATTGTTCTGCAGACACTTGCGGAAAAGGGGCTCATGCAAACCTCAGGTGGGCGTGCCACATTCTCAGTGCTTCTCACGCAGGATATTGCGGTAATCCCCATGCTGGCGTTTCTCCCGCTGCTGGCTTTGCCTGCAACCATGACCATTGCCCCCGATGGCTCGATTTCTCGCGCCTCAGATGCTGCGCATGAGGCGCACCATTCGCTCTCTCTGGTCGAGGGGTTGCCCGCCTGGGGCGTCACATTGGTGACCTTGGGCGCGATTGTCGCCGTGATCTTGGCAGGCATCTACCTGATCCGCCCACTTTTCAAGTTTATCGCCGCTGCCCATCTTCGCGAGATTTACACAGCCACGGCTCTCCTGATCGTCATTGGCATTGCCGTATTGATGACATTGGTTGGTCTCTCCCCTGCGCTGGGTACATTCTTGGCGGGTGTAGTCTTGGCGAACTCGGAGTTCCGACACGAACTTGAGGCCGACATCGAACCCTTCAAAGGACTCTTGCTTGGTCTCTTTTTCATTACTGTGGGTGCCCAGATCGACTTTGGAAAGTTGATCGCTGATCCAGTCAATATTCTGGGATTAACACTCTCGGTGATCGCATTGAAAATGCTGATCCTTTATGGCCTTGGTCTGATGTTTAAACTTAAGAGTCGTAATCGCTGGCTCTTTGCATTGGGGTTGGCGCAGGCCGGTGAGTTCGGATTTGTGTTGCTATCCTTTGCGGTGCAACAGAATGTTTTGACTGCAGCGCTCAGCGAGACTTTGCTTCTGGTCGTCGCGCTGTCGATGCTGATCACACCGCTGTTGTTTATCCTTTATGATGTTGTTTCCCACCGCATGCAGGATGACCACCACGAATCCGCCGCAGATGAAATTGATGAAACCGGGCAAGTGATCATTGCGGGTATTGGCCGATTTGGTCAGATCGTGAACCGTCTCGTGCGCGCCTCTGGTTTTGATACTGTGGTATTGGATCACAATATGGAAGCCATTCAGGCCATGCGGCGCTTTGGCGTTAAAGGTTTCCTCGGAGACCCAACACGGCCAGAACTGCTGCACGCCGCGGGACTGGAAGAAGCAAGAGTGCTCGTCGTGGCGCTCGATGATCCTGACGCCACGGTCAAATTAGTCAAACATGCTCGAAGAGAGCGCCCTGATCTGCACATTGTGGCGCGCGCTCGTGATCGCGTTCAAGTTTTCCGCCTTTATCAGGCAGGTGCCAACGACATTGTGCGTGAGATGTTTGACAGCAGCCTTCGTGCTGGCCGCTATGTTTTGGAAAACGTCGGACTGACAGAATACGAAGCCAGCCAGGCAGAGCAGACCTTCTATCATCATGACAGAAACGCCGTGCGCGAACTTGCGCTGCTCTGGGATCCTGAACGTCCAGCAGCACAGAATGCCGAATACGTCGCGCGGGCTAAGGAACTGGAAGAAGATTTGCAGACACTTCTGACAGCGCAGCTCGAAAAACCAGCGGCTGCTGAATAA
- a CDS encoding Lrp/AsnC family transcriptional regulator, with translation MLDETDKRLLSALQKDAHLTANQLGDLLHLSPSQAGRRRQRLEAEGYIKNYAAKLDPQRLGLNVQAFVQIQLGTHAPDNSMSVARLIGNRPEVISAWTLTGDADYMLRVYCADLQALNTLIHEILLPHPAVSRVQSQIVMDQFKHDAPLPT, from the coding sequence ATGCTTGATGAAACAGACAAAAGACTGCTCTCTGCCTTACAGAAGGATGCGCATCTGACGGCCAATCAATTGGGAGATCTATTGCACCTCTCCCCAAGCCAAGCGGGGCGCCGTCGCCAAAGGCTGGAGGCCGAAGGCTACATCAAGAATTACGCGGCTAAGTTGGACCCACAGCGACTTGGCTTGAACGTTCAGGCTTTCGTGCAAATACAATTGGGCACTCATGCCCCTGACAATTCCATGAGCGTGGCTCGCTTGATTGGAAATCGTCCTGAGGTGATCAGCGCTTGGACGCTCACGGGGGACGCAGATTACATGCTGCGCGTTTATTGCGCAGACCTACAGGCACTAAATACCTTGATACATGAAATCCTTTTGCCGCATCCTGCAGTTAGCCGCGTACAGAGTCAGATCGTGATGGACCAATTCAAACACGACGCTCCTCTACCCACCTGA